A window of the Henckelia pumila isolate YLH828 chromosome 3, ASM3356847v2, whole genome shotgun sequence genome harbors these coding sequences:
- the LOC140892614 gene encoding rho GDP-dissociation inhibitor 1-like, translating to MSVNHHHNHSESETERNSNAGHDLDTASDSESGMISRQASEASCYATEDDEELALHLGPKWSIKEHLEKDKDDESLRRWKEQLLGGLDAVAVQENEEPDVKILSLTIVSEGRPDIVLSIPTNGNPKGLWFTLKEGSRYHLRFSVKVSNDIVCGLKYTNTVWKTGIKVYSSKQMMGTFSPQSEAYIHEMPEETTPAGIFARGSYTARTKFVDDDNKCYLEINYTFDIQKEWPSN from the exons ATGAGTGTGAATCATCATCATAATCATTCAGAGAGCGAGACGGAGAGAAACAGTAATGCCGGGCATGATCTCGATACGGCGTCCGATTCGGAGTCGGGGATGATCAGCAGGCAGGCTAGTGAAGCTTCTTGCTATGCCACCGAGGATGATGAAGAATTGGCGCTTCATTTAGGCCCCAAGTGGAGTATCAAAGAGCACCTTGAGAAAGACAAG GATGATGAGAGCTTGAGAAGGTGGAAAGAACAACTTCTAGGGGGTTTGGATGCTGTTGCTGTTCAAG AGAATGAAGAACCAGATGTAAAGATTTTGAGCCTCACAATCGTGTCAGAGGGTAGACCTGATATCGTGCTTTCGATACCGACGAATGGAAACCCGAAAGGATTGTGGTTTACGCTGAAAGAAGGGAGTCGTTACCACCTCAGGTTTTCTGTCAAAGTCAGCAATGACATCGTCTGTGGCTTGAAGTACACTAACACCGTGTGGAAGACTGGAATCAAAG TTTACAGCTCGAAACAGATGATGGGGACCTTTAGTCCTCAGTCGGAGGCCTATATCCATGAAATGCCAGAAGAGACGACTCCGGCCGGAATCTTCGCCAGAGGGTCTTATACAGCAAGAACTAAG TTCGTTGATGATGATAACAAATGCTATTTGGAGATCAACTACACTTTTGACATCCAAAAAGAATGGCCCTccaattaa